In the genome of Pelmatolapia mariae isolate MD_Pm_ZW linkage group LG4, Pm_UMD_F_2, whole genome shotgun sequence, the window CACATGCAGTTTAACTATTCTTGGGACTGATTCTGTAATTGTCTTatgtaatatttttaaccaggtGCCGGATACCACATGGTGATCGTCAAGGATGCTCTTTGTAACGTGTCTGAGATCACCCGCCTTGTTCACATGTATGTTCCCAATGCCACTCTGGAGAGCAGCGCTGGAGCTGAGCTCTCTTATATTCTTCCCAAAGAAAGCACCAGCAGGTGAGCATTGATCATACGCACAAAAACACAGCGTGTGGTGTGACCTCTTTGTAAGAACGACAACAGGCTAGAAGTCACACCAGGTGAAATGAACAACTAGTATTAGactgaaaaaactgaaagactCGGGGTTAGACATACAGGGACATTGGAGTTATTTCATTCAAgtatataaagaaaaacagcaactgAATAATAAAATAGTCATATAATAAAAGATGTAATAAACTGTACTATTTTAACACATTGTGCGCAATAAAATGTAGTTATTTAGGAAATTGTTCTGCTCTCACGTGTCTTTTTATTGCAGACGATTATGTATGTATGGGGaaggaaaagaacaaagaaaaaaatggagtgagggaaaagcaaaaaaatattaCTTTGAACTGTTAGAAATGGGTCAACAGATTATACAATACCACAAATTGAATCAGTGAATGTATTTAATAACTCACGCCagcttttcattaaaaatgtaactcATTTTCACTTGACCACTGGTGACATGATTATATTAAATAAAGGTAGCAGCAATAtggctctgtgttttgttttgtttttttaatttttttaatcaaactcTTTGTTACTTTCTATCAGGTTTGAATTGCTGTTTGCTGAGCTGGAGATGAACAGAGAGGAGCTGGGCATTGCCAGCTATGGCGCTTCAGTAACTACTATGGAAGAGGTTTTCCTCAGGTAGGAAATATAGGACAAGTGACAGTTTTTCTCTCCCTTAAAGTCATTTTTCTCTCGGGTATCACAGAAAATTAGTCTCTGTtctgtaaaaatacatttttgcaaaattaaaagctttaaaatgactttaatgAAGGACCACAAAggcaataaaatattttctggGGAGAATTTTAGTGAAGATGGGGATAAATCTGGTTCAAAGCGTACTTAAGTAGTAAGTCTAATTAAGTTTAACTGACTCGGATCACATGGGGGACATTATGTTTGTTATCAAATGTTTGCTCTAAAGTCTGTGAAGATTCAGTAAATTTTGGAGAAGGAAGTGGTTTTTTTTCCGGACGTTTTCAACAGTAGGAGTTGAGCCTACACAGAAAAAATGAATGCTATCAGAACCTCCTTCCATAACACACGGCTATAAAACAGTATGGACGTGATACAAAAGGTTATAGTTGCTTCTAGTTGTAGGTATAGGGTGTTCAGTGCCTGAATCTTTTGCGCTCTACTGAAAATCGTTTTTGGAATTTGTGGAACTTTAGACGCCACctttgatataaataaaatattaaaaaatttgCTTGCAAACCCAACTCTTTTCCTGATACACTGCAGTCCCAGTTGCCttattcagttattttttcttcCCCTTGGATTTAATATGCGTATCTGTGGCAACGATCACAAGCCCGCGTCCACTGCGGAAGGCTTACGCTGTGCTACTTCAGCTGGCACGAGTTTAACATTTGTATTTGCTGCTGTTCAGGCCTCATTATTTATGATTCGTACTGAGAATCCAGCAGCGTGTTCTGGCCATTGACACGTTGCACCGAAGAAAAGCTGCTGTTGGAACGTTTGGTCGTTTagcttctttctttcattcatattttacaGCCAAGTGTAATAACTCCATTACACAATGCTGCCAATTAATTTTTATCAAACTATAATTATTCACAACAAATAAATCACCTTTTAATAGTGTTTTCCTGAGATCTAAATATGACATTTTGTTGCTAATTTGTTGTGCTGGTTGTTTaggaggtgtttttttttatttttttcttcttacttaTGAAAGTACATTTCACAGATAAGTGGCATATTAAGAATATAAAACTAGACTGTACGCTCACAAAGGCACTCTGTGAGCCTCTCATTGATAATTGAATTATAAATAGACCCAGAAatagttatttttttcccctttgcaAGCAGCCCTGCTGTCTTCACCATACTGAGCTgctgaaatgaattaaaatgttaCAGATTGAATAAATTCTTCTCTCCTCACACATGTTTCTATCATAAACAGTTGACTATTTAATGTTAAACTATCTAAACTATCtaaattttacttttattttttgtgtcagCTATAAaaccagtgtttttttttttttcagtagataaaatgacatttatttGTGTTTCCAGAGTTGGAAAGCTGGTGGACTCTAGTTTGGATATCCAGGCGATCCAGCTGCCAGCCCTGCAGTACCAACATGAGAGACGCTCTCATGACTGGACCATGGATGATGCCAGCAGCATCAGCGGCTTGACTGATGTCACTGACTTCACAGACAGCGGCACACTCATCTCAGAAGACTGCTCCAACATTAAGCTGAACACCGGGGTAAGACGGAGGAATAAAAGCGATGCTCATCGTCTTTTTAGCGAATTTGCTCTGTTGATTGAAGCTCCCATTTTCTCCTGTAACAGGTAAGACTACACCTGCAGCAGTTTTATGCCATGTTCCTAAAGAGGGCGCTGTACAGCTGGAGAAACTGGAAGGTGATGGTGGCTCAGTTCTTGGTCCCTCTCGTCTTCACTGTTGTGGCTTTATTTGTGGCACGCACCCTTCCCAGTCATAATGACGCTCCGAAACTGAGTCTGGGACTCAGTCGCTATGGTCCCACCAGGGTTCCCGTTTCTCTGCAGTCTGGGGCAGGACCCCTGGCTTCTGCCTGGGCAAGCACATACGGTTCCCAGCTCTCTGCCCAGCTTGGCGAACTTACCAATGCTACTGGTAAGCGTAACGAGTAGGACAAATGCTTGGTGTTGCTGCTCACTTTTGGTATTTACTGATCGTAAGCCTTCGTTCTCCCTGTAGACTTCAACGATTACATCCTAACTCAGGCAGACGAAGAAGGAGGCAGTTTTAACGAGCACTGCGTGGTGGGCGCTGTTTTTCGAGGTAGCAGCAACCACTTCGCAGAAGCTACAGCCTACTTTAACAACGAGGGCTTCCACACACCTGCCACAGCACTCATGATGGTGGACAATGCCCTGTTCAAACTCATAGCAGGGCCGAATGCTTCCATCCAGGCAGGCAATTATCCCATGCCACGCAACCTGTCTGAGAGTGCTCAGAACCAGCTCTCAGAGTGAGTAGAGAAAGGATGGGGTAGTATTTGCTAGCAGTGGGAATCAGCAGACATCCCATAACGTGATATTATCACAATACTTCATTTAGGATTCAATATTATTGTGATTTCTAATATTTTGTTAATCCGAAGTATCACAATAACACATATTGcgatttttcacatttttttcaacTGCAGATTAAGAtgaaaaagttcaacttttgaCGATATCTGAAGTCAGTCTTCCATCAGTGTGTGATTTGGTCATTACATGCACTCTGTTTCTATTAATACAGCAATTAACTGTCATAAATTGTTGAAAATCACATATCTGCTGCTGTATACATTGACAGGAATTCCCATTTAACTATTACAGTCATGCTTCAGCAAGCCTAATGAGTCGAGTCCCCTCGAGTTGTGCTCATTGACAAAGATGGCAACATGCTGGCAATCTGTTTGCATTTACAAATTTATAGCAATTATTTGCAACACTTCGACAATCTCCCTGAGAGTGAACGCAGTCAGTCCAAGTCAGACTGCAGTAATTTTGCCTCCTGCCACAGGCGACCTGTACAATCATGAGTGAACAGCTAAAGGCAACCATTTAGTCGCCACAATTTGCAATCGAtcacaaaatgtgaaaaaaaaaaaaacccctctatATAATCACCAGGCAGCCAccgttttcttctttttttggagaTGCAAGGAGGTTGCTTTCCTATTTTAACTTGTGGGACTGAATTAGGACGTGGTGTTGGCTGGTTTTTCAGTTGAGCCAATTTAATGTTTCCTCTGCACTGGATGTTGGTGCATGAGATGAACCTTGTTGTTCATAgtattttaatttgatttttttaattaaaatttttcAGTTCTATGTTGGATCAGTTCCCCCCTCCAGCCCTAGTATTTGCTCAGTCTCAAAAACTTCAAACGTTCAGACTAATTAATAGAAGTTAGTTTAAGAGCACAGTTCCAAGCAACTTAAAAATCACAGAAATTAGACAATAGAAGTTAGATTTTCTCAATTTAGTCATTTTTGTATGTGAGGCATACACTTAGGGCTTTCCTCGAATCAGAATTTtagatttttctaaaaaaaccaaaaaaacaatcaGCACATGTGTACTTCTGTTCAAATGAAGCTCTTTCCTTTCACCCAAAGAAGGTGTGAGTGAATATACCGCTGAAACCAATTCACAGCACTTCCCAGTATGAAGTAACTAACATATCTCCTCTCCAGCTTCAAACAGTTTTCTCGTGTTTGATGTTGCAGGATGGTTGCCCTACAATATTTCTTGCCGAGTTTTAATTTCACTATCACGAGGCTCAAACATTCaaagtgttgctgtgttttttctctaGTCGAGCTCATTAATACCCTTTACTGTTTTGAAAATAACCCTGCAGTGATGAGGGTGAGGCAGAGTGACACATCATTGTTACATGAAGCAGACATTTGCTTCCTTTCTTTTAGGGTGACTAAACCCATGTATAGCTGAAAACCTTGGGTGTTTCTTTCACTGTGGACACAGAAAGAATGATCTCTGCACTGCTTGTCCACCTACAGCAAATGAGGCAGACACAGACAGTGGAACATTTTGCTGCTGGGTATCATCCCTAAAGTGTTAGTAGAGACCAATGCACCACCACACCAGTCTTAACAGGGTTAAGATTTCTGGTTTCTGAAATATAAATCAGGCATTTAAATTGTATTCAAGTTATGTTACAGCAGTAAGACTTGGGACATAGAAAGACGCCCTGTCTGAAACCTTTTCCCACCTCTTTTCCATCTTGTGGTGTAATTGTCGCACTCTTTCATTCCATTTTATGTAGGAGTAAGACAGGGTTTGCCATTGCTATCAACCTGATGTATGGGATGGCCTCCCTGTCCAGCACTTTTGCCCTGCTGCTTGTAACAGAGTCCTCCATCAAGTCCAAGCATGTGCAGCAGGTCAGCGGCGTCTACCTGGCAAACTTCTGGTTTTCAGCCCTGCTTTGGGACCTGGTCAACTTCCTGCTGCCTTGTCTCCTCATGCTGGTCAGTATGACATCTGTTACTACTGCGATACTCAGACAGGATAATAAGGCAGATTGATTGGTTTCAATATAGGGTTTTGTGAatctgttgtgtgtgtatatatgtatatatatatatatatatatatatatatatatatatatatatttctttcagGTGGTGTTCCAGGCTTTTGGAATCAGTGCTTTTCTAGAGGACAACCACCTTATAGATGTGTTGTTGTTACTTCTGCTGTACGGCTGGGCTGTGGTGCCTCTTATGTACCTGCTCAGCTTCCTCTTCTCCACTGCTGCTACTGCATACACACGCCTCACCATCTTCAACATGATCTCAGGCACTGCTACCTTTCTGGCTGTCACCATCTTGACGATCCCAGGTGAGAGCGGTTATAGATGGTCCCCAGTCAAAATACGACAACCCCTCTTTTTCATAcagcttgttgtttttttgttttcttgtttctttaaaGAATACTGCATTTTCAGAgtattttttcatgtttgaagGTTTAACTGTtgtaaaagttttatttttttaacattagcaTGACATTTTGCTACTTATTGGGTTGTTTAGTGTctcatcctcttcttcactGATGATGATGGGAAATACTTATCAGGAAGAGATACTGAGTGATCACAAACTCATGTGGGGTTTAATTATGCTAAGTAAGCACTTTTAAATCAACATACACTACAAGACAGTAGCCTAGTAACGTAATATCAGCAGACGATCCATACTGCAGTGCTCTGTAGGTGCTGGGGCTCTGACACTGTGAACGTGAACAGCTTTAATCACTGCATATTACACTCACTGCTCACTTGATTAGGTACACTTGTTTACAAATGAGCAAATTTTAaattagccaatcacatggcagcaactcagttcATTTAGACATTTAGACACATATTCAAGACGACCCGCTGAAGTTAAAACCAAGCATCAGAACAGGGacgaaaggtgatttaagtgactgaaTGTGGCATTGATGTTGGTGACAGACAGACTGCTACgtcagcagaagaccacatctTGTTTCCACAGTTATGAAGAGGAAAGTCAGGGTATAGTTCACACGGGCTCACCAGAATTAGACAATagcaaattagaaaaacattgcCTGGCCTGATGAGTCCCATTTTCTGCTGTAACCTTCAGTTTGTTGGGTTTAAAATTCAAAGCAAACATGAAAGGACGGATCCCCCCAGCCTTGTATGaatggttcaggctgctggtgatGTAATGAAGTGAAGGATATTTTATTGCTCCACTTAGCatcaactgagcatcatttaaacaccacagcctgccCGAggattgttgctgaccatgtccatcaaTTTATGACCACACTGTTGGCtgctagcaaggtgtacctattAAAGTGACCAGAGCTTTTACGGctcaattttttttccattaacaaactcaatatttttaataaactcagACCAACAGTATGTAATGTGCCAacttcatgtattttaaaaaatcacttAGTCCTTCTTTTTGGCATTAGGGCTCATCTCCCAGCAGCAGTGCTTCTGGCTTGGCTCTGTCCTTCACTGAATACAATAGACAGTATACGTATGTGTGGGAAGTCAGTGAAGAATCATGTTTTATTACCTCCTACTGGATTAACTTTGTGAAAAGGAGTGGGTTTGTGAAATGTACTTGTGATGAGAACCCTGGATCTCTACACACTCGTTTAGGTCCTCGTGgggaaaaaagatgaagaatgcttaaaaaataaatccatcctgttaaatatatttttattataatatttcCTGTCTAGAGTTGGAGTTGCAGCACATGTCACACTTGCTGGATAAGGTGTTCCTGATCTTCCCAAACTACTGCCTGGGAATGTCCTTCAGCCAGTTCTACCAGAACTATGAATATATCTCGTTTTGCACCTCCAGTTTAATGACTGAATTAATCTGCAAGCAATATAGTAAGTACTGCCTAAAAGATTAATAGCTTGATTTATATTCTTAAAAGTTAATTTATTTGTGCCGCAAGTACAGAAGTTTACCTGTGAAGTGCAGAGGTAACCTGGTGATTCTCTGTTTGTAGACATCACATACCAGCGAAACTACTTCTCGATGTCAGAGCCCGGGGTGGGACGATTTCTCGTGGCCTTCTCCGTGCAGGGTGTGGTCTTCATCATTCTGCTGTTTGTCATCGAGCTGCAGTGCATCCACACTCTCTGGAGACTTTTCACCTCACTGTTCAGGAGGAGCAAAAAGGTAGATGAATTGAGAGgatattaaaatatttcttcatggTTAAATTGCAAACATTTGGAAACATTTCTGCTACTAGTGTGGTCTATATTATGTTGCATTTGAAATGCAGTCAGTTTgaattgtgatttttattttttccaaggGAACAGTTTTGAGTCTTGGAGGAATTAAATATTGATTAGTATATTAATCTGCTTCACCAGAATAGATACCCTTGAGGCGCTTGGTAGTTCTAAAATGGATTACCACCTCTGCATTCATCCTCACAAGGACATAATATTTGGAGCTGTAAAACCCATGCAAAGCTGAACAGTTGGACTTTAGGGATTAATTGAAATTGAAAAATTGCATATGAAATTATCATTTGTGCTGCTAATTTAAGAAAACACCTCAGAGCTAAAACTAGAAGTAAAAGTGATTAGGTGATTGAAAGAAAAaggatttatttcatttgtgaaACAGTCACAATCTCCgtcattttctcttttctcgTGTTGAAGATTAACTGATTTTTCTTTGCAATGGAAGGCTGTAAACTCTGGTGTCAGGCAGCTGATCAGACACAAAAGGCTTTTGAAAGATGTCATGTTTGAGTTTTCAAATATAATCTGCGGGTTAATTAGTAATTAACATAAATACAAAGGGTTTTTAAAGTATACGGGTCAGGGTTATGACTAATGATATTAGAAACCAttctatttttaatatttaatgctTACGTTTGAATTTGTGTAGTGGTGCGCATGCGGAATTTCTCAAGGGTGCACTGTGACACTATGCATGGCTATTGTGGTGGTCCATGGAGATAATATTATTAGTATTGGGTACAGCTGAGGCTCAGAAGAGAGAGCGTGACCTTTACTAATTAGAAGTAGTTTGATACATGGCTCCTCCAACCTACCTGTAAAAGTATCCTTGGGCCAGATATTGAAAGGGCTTAGGCATAGACAAAGCCACGTGAATGAAGCTTGTCGTAAGAAAGCACTGACTGTGCTTAAATTGCCATATTTACGCTGCTACAATGATAAATGCGTATATTAATTATGGCCAGTATGGGTTTTTGCTCATACTGGCCATCTATAGCTTCAGACTGCTTTAAATGCTCAGTATCAGATTGTTTTTAGGTCACTCAGCTAAAGGTCAGATTAAACCATGGCGAGGTGTCCATTGTCCATCTCTCTTATAATGCCAGTATTTTATTAatgggaacactgcaaagacaGCTGCATAATGTTTCCTAAAACAGCTACTTGCCAAATCCTTAGACCCTATATGCTCTTTTTAAGGGAATCAGTTGAAGCATGTTTCTGCAGTGTAACTGAACTAAAATGGACTTGTCTTTTCCATAAAGGCACATAGAAAGCTATTTCACATAGAAACTATGCAGTAATGTAGTTATCTGTACAGCACCATCCCTTTTAATATCAGGTGGAGACActgtaatgcatttttttttaatctcacatGTTTTGGTGTATTTTTAGGTACCTATGATAACAGCACTGCTCCCAGAGGACAGAGATGTGGCCGATGAGAGGAAGCGGGTTCTGGAGTGCCAGCCGATAGTAGAGTCTATGGTTGGTAGCCCCCTCATTCTGCAGGAGCTCAGCAAAGTAAGTGGCTTAGCTGTATTTTGCTTATTTGCAAAGGACTTgacttattttttaaatacttggACTGAGTGTCTCAATTTTGAAATACATGTAAAACTGTTATCTCCTCTTTCCAGGTGTACAGCAGCGGAGAGAGTCTCCTGGCTGTGGACAGGCTGTCTCTCGCTGTAGGAAAAGGGGAGTGTTTCGGCCTGCTGGGCTTCAATGGAGCAGGAAAGACCACGACTTTCAAGATGCTGACAGGCGATGAGAGCGTTACGTCTGGAGATGCCTTCATTGATGGATACAGCATCCGGAGAGACATTAAGAAGGTAAGAGGGAGGGAGATGGGAGAATCCACAAAGTCTAGAGTGGCGAACTACACTGCtttcaacacacacaaatatttaaaaacaacatttatctctgtattacaggtgcagcagcGCATAGGGTACTGTCCTCAGTTTGATGCAGTATTGGACCACATGACAGGAAGAGAAACTCTGAGTATGTATGCCCGACTCAGAGGAATCCCAGAGAAGTACGTGTCTGGCTGCGTGGAGAATGTCCTGCGCTCGCTGCTGTTAGAGCCTCATGCTGATAAACTGGTCCGCAGCTACAGGTAGGTAGCTCTTTGGTGGAGGGAGGATACACATGTTATCCTGAAGAATGCTTGAAAAGTGTTTCCAATACTGTGGCGTTATGCACATATACAGCGGCGGTAATAAGCGGAAGCTGAGCGCAGGAATGGCTCTGATCGGTGGGCCTCCTGTCATCTTCCTCGATGAACCTTCGACTGGGATGGATCCCGTTgccaggaggctgctgtgggaCGCTGTTACACGCACACGGGAGTCTGGCAAGGCCATAATCATTACTTCTCATAGGTATGCATTAAAGAATATGGTAGATATCAGCTGATTTGCTCCATCTCGTTATACTTACACCTATCTAACTTTCCCACCGATATGTTCGTTCATCAGTATGGAGGAGTGTGAGGCCCTGTGCACCAGGCTGGCAGTGATGGTCAACGGTCAGTTCAAGTGCCTCGGGAGTCCCCAACATCTAAAGAGCAAGTTTGGCAGTGGCTACACGCTGCTGGCTAAAGTCCATGTAGAAGCTGAACTGGAGGACAGCGACTTGCTGCTATTTAAAGACTTCATTGAAAGCACCTTCCCAGGTCAGAGCCTCGTGATGTAGGAGTTGTTTCAATATTTCTAAATTCTAACTATAAATACTTCTCATAAAAAATGTGAGTTAGTAGAAGTAAGTTCTCAGGGATTGAAAATATCAAGATCATAAATAATTATATGTATCTTAAGCTTCAAGCATGGTATTGCATGTTGAGGAAATTCTACCTGTTGTAGCTGTTTCCTGCCACTTGGTGGTGTTATGACTATATCTAATAACAAAAATGTATGCTACTCT includes:
- the abca3b gene encoding phospholipid-transporting ATPase ABCA3, which produces MAILQQFGLLLWKNYLQQKRQILVTLVEILLPLLFSCILIVLRQKVSFKDYPNATIYESYSVETLPRDWRNLQLTYVPGNSSVVRQVAEDVQRSLFLSSVRGFETEEQFENFVRNDPQSRNVLAAVVFEHHFTHDDEPLPQQVSYHLRFTFSPRNAPISEKSELNPNNDLDWHTHSLFPLFQLPGPREKHYKEGGTPGYYREGFLAVQHAVDRAIMHSYNRTAASHLLRPIRVVMSRFPYPAFKYDVFILAIQNQLPLLLVLSFTYTSLNIVRAVVQEKERKLKEYMRMMGLSNWLHWSAWFLMFLLFLSISVFFVTLLLCIQVSPNGAVLTSSDPTLVFVFLLVFTVATINFSFMISAFFSRANVAAAAGGFIYFLSYLPYLFLWPRYDLLSHSQKVSACLISNVAMAMGAQLIGMFEGKGTGIQWSNLFDAVTVDDDFSMAQVLCLLLFDAVLYGMVAWYMEAVFPGEYGVPLPSYFFLLPSYWCSTPRMALVNEKEEEEDAEKAMKGEFIEEEPAGLVSGIKIKHLAKEFKVGNKTRQAVRDLTVNMFEGQITVLLGHNGAGKTTTLSMLTGLFPPTSGRAYISGYDICQDMALIRRSLGLCPQHDVLFDNLTVREHLLFYAQLKGYSKDKIPDEVDRIIRILNLEDKRHARSKTLSGGMKRKLSIGIALIGDSKVVMLDEPTSGMDPSARRATWDLLQGEKRGRTILLTTHFMDEADLLGDRIAIMAGGELQCCGSPLFLKNKYGAGYHMVIVKDALCNVSEITRLVHMYVPNATLESSAGAELSYILPKESTSRFELLFAELEMNREELGIASYGASVTTMEEVFLRVGKLVDSSLDIQAIQLPALQYQHERRSHDWTMDDASSISGLTDVTDFTDSGTLISEDCSNIKLNTGVRLHLQQFYAMFLKRALYSWRNWKVMVAQFLVPLVFTVVALFVARTLPSHNDAPKLSLGLSRYGPTRVPVSLQSGAGPLASAWASTYGSQLSAQLGELTNATDFNDYILTQADEEGGSFNEHCVVGAVFRGSSNHFAEATAYFNNEGFHTPATALMMVDNALFKLIAGPNASIQAGNYPMPRNLSESAQNQLSESKTGFAIAINLMYGMASLSSTFALLLVTESSIKSKHVQQVSGVYLANFWFSALLWDLVNFLLPCLLMLVVFQAFGISAFLEDNHLIDVLLLLLLYGWAVVPLMYLLSFLFSTAATAYTRLTIFNMISGTATFLAVTILTIPELELQHMSHLLDKVFLIFPNYCLGMSFSQFYQNYEYISFCTSSLMTELICKQYNITYQRNYFSMSEPGVGRFLVAFSVQGVVFIILLFVIELQCIHTLWRLFTSLFRRSKKVPMITALLPEDRDVADERKRVLECQPIVESMVGSPLILQELSKVYSSGESLLAVDRLSLAVGKGECFGLLGFNGAGKTTTFKMLTGDESVTSGDAFIDGYSIRRDIKKVQQRIGYCPQFDAVLDHMTGRETLSMYARLRGIPEKYVSGCVENVLRSLLLEPHADKLVRSYSGGNKRKLSAGMALIGGPPVIFLDEPSTGMDPVARRLLWDAVTRTRESGKAIIITSHSMEECEALCTRLAVMVNGQFKCLGSPQHLKSKFGSGYTLLAKVHVEAELEDSDLLLFKDFIESTFPGSQLKDEHQGMVHYHLTDKTLTWAQVFGTLEAAKEKYHIEDYCVSQISLEQVFLSFAQFQHCTQSERN